GTGGCGGATGGCGTGGCGGTTGAACGTATAGACGGAGATGTCGTCGCGCGAACCGTGGAGCGTGAATTTGTCGGGCGTCGAGAAATGGTGGAGATAGCCCTTGCGCCGGCAGATCGAGCAGTTGCAGGCCATCGCCTGCGCCGGCACGTCCTCGTCGAGCGTATAGGCGACCTTGCCGCAATGGCAGCTTCCGTGAATCGGCATGTCATACTCCCCGGAAATGAGACACGATCCTGTGCCTCATCCCAGGGCGCATGGACAAGCGCGCCTTAGCCGTTCGGGCAGAGGCGGCGGCGCAGGAAATCGCCGGCGACGATCACACCTTTGATACCGTACCGCACGATGCCGCCGACTTGGTCCGCGATGAACAACAGCACCTTGCGGATCTCATCCCAATGCTCGCAGAAGAAATTGCGGACATCCTCGGTCCCGGCCGCCGCCATCTCGTCGCTGCGGGCGGCCGCGCTATCATCGGACATCATTGCCTCGCCGACGGCGCGGGTCAGTTCGGCACGGTCGCTCTCGCTCAATTGCGGTTGGAGCATGTCAGTCTCCCTGGATTGGAGGCGCGGCGCCCGGGATCGGACGGCGGGCCTGGCCGAGGCAAATTAGCATCCGCCACGCCCGCGCGCGCCGCGAGACCGCGCCGATGTGGAGCCAAAGCCGACAAGACCGCTCGCATTCGGCGCGAACGGCTGGGCCCCTTCTCTCTTGGCTCGACGGGCGAGACGGTTGACAGCGAAGGCCCGGGTCCGGACAGCGGCGACCGAATGGAGGATCTATGGACGGGGTTTCACTCCCTCCCGCGTGGCAGGAACGGCTCGGATGCGAATGGACCCGCCCCTATATGGCGGAACTGGGCGCATTCCTCGCCGCCGAGAAAGAGGCCGGAAAGGCGATCTTCCCAGAAGACGGCGCGTGGTTTCGAGCGCTGGAGCTCACCCCGCCCGACGACGTGCGGGTCGTGATCCTGGGCCAGGACCCCTATCATGGCCTCGGCCAGGCGCACGGCCTGTGCTTCTCGGTCCGGCCGGGCGTGAAGACCCCGCCGAGCCTCGTCAATATCTACAAGGAGCTGCAGAGCGACCTCGGCATCGCGCCGGCGCGGCACGGCTTCCTCGAACATTGGGCGCGGCAGGGCGTGCTGCTGCTCAACAGCGTGCTGACGGTCGAGATGGGCCGCGCCGCCGCGCACCAGGGCCGCGGCTGGGAGCGCTTCACCGATGCCGTGATCGGGGCCGTCAACGCCCAGGCCCAGCCGGCCGTGTTCATGCTGTGGGGCGCCTATGCGCAGAAGAAAGCGGCGTTCGTCGACAGCCTCGGCAAGGGCGGCCGGCATCTGGTACTGACGGCGCCCCACCCTTCCCCGCTCTCGGCTTATGCCGGCTTCTTCGGCTGCCGCCATTTCTCGAAGGCGGATGCGTTCCTCGCCGAGCACGGACGAGGCCCGATCGACTGGGCGCTGCCGGAAACGGTGGAATAGCGCTGCGCTGGCCGCGGCCTCCGGGCTCGGCTAGGGGAGCGGCATCATCAGACGGAGCGAGACGGGAATGACGGGCGGCGAGGACGATTATGTCTACGACGAGGCGAGCGGCGAGTGGATCAGCGCCGCCGATGCGGCCGAGCGCGGCGGCACGGCGGAGACGGGCGTCGAGGTGCGCGATGCGGTCGGCAATGTGCTGCAGGACGGCGACCAGGTCACGCTGATCAAGGACCTCGTCGTCAAGGGGGCCGGCCAGACGCTGAAGCGCGGCACTTTGATCAAGTCGATCCGCCTCACCGGCGACCCGCAGGAGATCGACTGCCGCTACGACGGGATCAAGGGGCTGGTGCTGCGCGCGGAGTTCGTGCGCAAGCGCTAAGCCGCGACGCACCCGCTAAGCGCGGTGCTCCATCAGCAGGCACGTACCCCACATAGTCTCGACCGGACCGCCGGTGACGACGAAGCCGGCCTTCCGATAGGCGGCGATCGCGCGGGCGTTGGCGGGATGCGGATCGGTGCCGATCGCGGGCGCGCCGGCGGCGAGCAGGCGTTCGACGTGCAGGCGGACGAAGGCCGTGCCGTGGCCGCAGCCGAGCATCGCCGGGTCGCCGATCGACTGGTCGATGCCGCGCGCGCCGGGGGGCAGATGCGCGAAATGGTGGCCCGACACCGCGCGGGGATCGTAATCCTGCGCATAGGCGAGTGGCTGCCCGTCCAGCTCGACGATCCAGGCGGCGGTGTCGGGCGCGGCCATCGCCTCTTCGAAAAAGCCAGCGTCCGCCTCGGCCGGCCCCCACCATTCGACCCAGTGCGGCTGCGCGCGCCACGCCTGGAGCAGCGGCAGATCGGCGGGCACGACCGGGCGGAAGCTGTAGCGGGACGCGGCCGATCGCGTCATCGCGCCGGCGGCAATGCCGGCCGCGTCTTCGCGAGGAGATCGCCGATTGCGCGAGGCGCGAAACCGGACTTGAACGATGGAAGCACGGCGGCCGGATCGAGCCCGTCGACCTTGACGCGAGTCATCTCGGCGGCGGCGAGCCGCTCCAGTCCGGTACAACCATCGATCGCTTTGGCGACGAGCTCGGCCTCGGCCAGAACCAACGGCGCCAGCTTGGCCGCTTCGCCGACGATACAGGCCGACCACAATTGCATCAGCGCGGTCACGCTGGCCGGCGGCTGGATGCGCGGCACGTCCGTTTCGCCGGGCGATCGCCAGGTCACCCGGCTTTCGGCCGTCCCGACGGTCGGCTTGCCATCGGCGTCGAGCGCCGGCCTGAATCGCGCCCTCTTGGTCATGACGCCGCAGGTCGCCTCGTCGAGACTGACATGCCCGCTCGACTGGGTGATGGCGCACCGGCTGACGCGCCCATCGGTGCCGATCGTCAGTCGAAAATGGGTCGTCCCCTGCTCGCCCTTGGCCAACGCCTCGGTCGGGTAATCCTCATAGCGGAACAGGGATACAAGTCCCCCGATCGGCTTCGCCTCTCTCGCTCGCGTATCGGCCTTGTCCTGGCCCGCATAAGCCGTCGCCGATCCGCCCGCCAGCAAGACGGCCAGCGCGAGGCGCGCCGCGCTGCAAAGTATTCGTCTCGTCATAAGCCCCCCTACCCGACCGGCTGAGCTTACACGATCCGACCGCGAGGCAAAGGCGGCACGGCGCCCGCTGAACCTTTGGCGGCGTGGCCCGTTCTCGGTCGGACCTCAGACCAGGAGACGAGACGTGGCCGAGAAGAGCCTTGCGCAGCTTGCCGAGAAGATGAGGGACATCGACTTCGCGGTCCTTTCCACACGCACCGAGAATGGCGCGATCGCGGCGCGGCCGATGAGCAACAACCGCGAGGTGGAGTTTGACGGCGACTCCTACTTCTTCACCTGCGACGACACCCGCACCGTTTCCGACATCGCCCGCGACCCGCAGGTCGGCCTCGCCTACCAGGCCAAATCGGGCCTGCTCGGGCTGCGGCCTTTCTTCCTCACCGTCGAGGGCCGCGCCGAGCTGATCCGCGACAAGGAGCGCTTCGCCGCCCACTGGACCAAGGACCTCGATGCCTGGTTCAAGCAGGGCGTGGACACGCCGGGCCTGACCCTGATCAAGGTCCGCGCCGAGCGCCTTCATTATTGGGACGGCTACGACGAGGGCGAGATCAAGGTGGACGCGGGCGCGACCGCCGAGGCCTGAGCAGCCGCCCCGCGACGAGCGCGTCGCATCAGGCAGGCGCGCGGCGATCGAGCCACACCGTTCGGGCTGAGCCTGTCGAAGCCCTCCCTTGGCCCTTAAGACAGGAAGGCCCTTCGACAGGCTCAGGGCGAACGGTGCGGGCGGTCAGGGCGAACGATGCGGGCGGTGTCCGGGGCGAAGCGGTCGCGGACGCAGCGTCGGCGTCAGGCCTTGGAGATTTCCTCCA
This portion of the Sphingomonas sp. LY54 genome encodes:
- a CDS encoding GFA family protein produces the protein MPIHGSCHCGKVAYTLDEDVPAQAMACNCSICRRKGYLHHFSTPDKFTLHGSRDDISVYTFNRHAIRHQFCKTCGCAPYAEGEGPDSQPMVEINLRCADDIDLEALTIIPFDGASR
- the ung gene encoding uracil-DNA glycosylase, whose amino-acid sequence is MDGVSLPPAWQERLGCEWTRPYMAELGAFLAAEKEAGKAIFPEDGAWFRALELTPPDDVRVVILGQDPYHGLGQAHGLCFSVRPGVKTPPSLVNIYKELQSDLGIAPARHGFLEHWARQGVLLLNSVLTVEMGRAAAHQGRGWERFTDAVIGAVNAQAQPAVFMLWGAYAQKKAAFVDSLGKGGRHLVLTAPHPSPLSAYAGFFGCRHFSKADAFLAEHGRGPIDWALPETVE
- a CDS encoding alkylphosphonate utilization protein produces the protein MTGGEDDYVYDEASGEWISAADAAERGGTAETGVEVRDAVGNVLQDGDQVTLIKDLVVKGAGQTLKRGTLIKSIRLTGDPQEIDCRYDGIKGLVLRAEFVRKR
- a CDS encoding GNAT family N-acetyltransferase; this translates as MTRSAASRYSFRPVVPADLPLLQAWRAQPHWVEWWGPAEADAGFFEEAMAAPDTAAWIVELDGQPLAYAQDYDPRAVSGHHFAHLPPGARGIDQSIGDPAMLGCGHGTAFVRLHVERLLAAGAPAIGTDPHPANARAIAAYRKAGFVVTGGPVETMWGTCLLMEHRA
- a CDS encoding energy transducer TonB encodes the protein MTRRILCSAARLALAVLLAGGSATAYAGQDKADTRAREAKPIGGLVSLFRYEDYPTEALAKGEQGTTHFRLTIGTDGRVSRCAITQSSGHVSLDEATCGVMTKRARFRPALDADGKPTVGTAESRVTWRSPGETDVPRIQPPASVTALMQLWSACIVGEAAKLAPLVLAEAELVAKAIDGCTGLERLAAAEMTRVKVDGLDPAAVLPSFKSGFAPRAIGDLLAKTRPALPPAR
- a CDS encoding pyridoxamine 5'-phosphate oxidase family protein produces the protein MRDIDFAVLSTRTENGAIAARPMSNNREVEFDGDSYFFTCDDTRTVSDIARDPQVGLAYQAKSGLLGLRPFFLTVEGRAELIRDKERFAAHWTKDLDAWFKQGVDTPGLTLIKVRAERLHYWDGYDEGEIKVDAGATAEA